AAATTGAATTAAGGTCAATCCAAGTAATACAAAAAACATAACTACAGACATAGCTGCAGCAAGTCCCAATTTATAATCTTGAAACCCTGCTTCATAAACTTTTTGAACCATAAACATAGTAGCATTCCCAGGTCCACCTTTTGTGAAAACGTATACTAACTCAAAACTTCTAATAGCCATAATCATAGAAAGTACTAACACAAGTATAGAAGTAGGACGTAGCAAAGGAAAAGTTATGGACCAAAATCTTTGCCATTTGTTGGCCCCATCTATACTAGCAGCATCGTAAACCTCCTGTGGAATAGAAGTTAAGGCTGCATTGAACATGACCATGAAATATCCAGCCACATACCAAATATTTACTATTGTAACCCAAAAAAAAGCTAAATTTGGTTCTAATAGCCACATTTTTGGTTGCATACCCATTTTTTCAAGCATAATATTTAAGAATCCTGCATCTATATCTAAAAACCATTTCCAAGATAGAGCTACGATAACCGGAGACAAAATCCAAGGCCAGTAAAACAAAGTTCTTAAGAAATTTTTTCCTTTGACTGTTTCAGAAGTAGTTATTACAGATAAAAATAATGAAAAGAAAAAAGAAACAGGAACAAATATTGCTGTAAAAACAAATGTTCTTAACATACTTCTCAAGAAAGATGAAGAACTAAAATCAGAAAATATAGTTTTAAAATTTTCTATTCCTATGAAATTCGATTGCGTTCTTAACATACTATAATCTGTAAAAGCTAAATAAAAACCAGAAATTGCTGGGAATATAACAAAAAGTGTAAATATAATTAAATTTGGTAATATGAAAAAAATTCCTACCATTTCTGATCTAAAATTTTTTGATGTATTCAAAATATCCCTCCTATAAATTAATCCGCATGCTGTTAAAGCATGCGGATTTCATAAATTTAAAAGAAATTACTGTAGTCCTGCTTCTTTTCTAAGTTGATCAGCAAGATCTTTCATAGCTTTTTGAGGAGTTTTTTCGTGTGTTAAAACTGAAACAACCATGTTAGTTATAGCCGAAACATTTCCTTGAATTACCGGAGCTGTTTTTAAATTGTACCAATCAAAATCTTGTCTTTTTTTTGCAGCAGGAGATGTATTTAATAAGTCGTTCATAGCTACCATATTAGCTTCTTGAACCATTTTATTTTCATAAGTAACTTCTCTCATATCAGCTCGATCAGGTAATAAGTACAATGCTGAACTTATTTCAGCGAGATTTTCTTTATTAGTCAAATAAAAAGCTAATTCTACACCTTTTTGTGTTAACGGAACTATCAATTTTCCTCCTGAATATGTGTATCTTTCTCTTTTAACAGGCATAGGAATGGCTCCCCATTCAAAATCTAATTGTTCCGCAAAAGTAGGAAGCATCCAAGTACCAGACAAATACATTGCTGACAATCCATTTTGAAAATATTTTAAAGGTGCATCCCCAGATATCCAAACCGCTTTAGGAACTAAATTTTCATCATGTATTTTTAAAAAGAACTCCATAGCTTCTATAGATTCTTTGGAATCAAGAATAATTTTTGTGCCTGTTTCATCCCAGTATCCTCCACCAAATGTATAAAGCAGCCACGAAAATCTTGAAGGACTTCTGTCCCAAACCAACGGATATCTTACTCCAGATTGCTTTAATTTCAACATCGCATCATACCATTGATCTATAGTCCATACACCATTTATTGGTACTTCAACACCAGCTTTTTTAAATAATTCTTTATTATAAAATAATGCAAAGACATCTGTTGTATAAGGAATTGCTGGAATCATGCCGGCTTCTAAACTGTAAGTTTTAAACCAACTCTTATAAACAGTTACATTATCTAACCATTCCATAGGTTCCATTCCAGTATGTTGTTTTATAAAAGGAGTTAAATCTAAAGCGTAGTCTTGTAAATATACAACATCGGTTTCTCTTGCAACATCAGGGGGTGTCCCACCCTGTAACATCATTATCATCTTAGTTTTCCAATCAGCATAAGGGATTACCAAGAGCTCTATATCTTTTCCTGTTTCTTTTTCATAAGCTTCTAATTGCTTTCGAAATACAGGTAAATCTGGTCCGTCAATAAAAGTTGCAAAAGTTATATCTTGAGATATAACTAACGTTCCAAAAAACAAAAATAACCCTATCAAAGATACCATCTTTAAAGCTTTTTTCATAATCACATACCTCCCTTTATTAAGAAAATTTCACTAAATTTAGAAATTCAAAACTTCACATTTTATAAATATTTTAGAGTTTAACTTTTTATAAAATACTTCCCCGCTTCTAATCCTTACTAATTCCTTCTTTCTTTACCTTTTTCGGTGCTTGTAGCCAAGAAAGGGGGAGAGGGCTCCGCCCTGGACCCATTTTAAATTCAAAAGCTTATTTTTAGAAAATTCTCATTTCTAAAGTCCATATAAGAAAATTACTCACTTTAGAAATTCCAAAATCCTTGTTATGTATATATTTTAGCGTTGATTTTTTACAAAATACCTCCAAAATTCTAATTTTGACCAATTCTCTATTTCTTTAATTTTTTAGGTACTTGTACCAAGAATGGCGAGAAGGCTCCGACCTGACCCCGTTATAAATTCAAAAGCTTATTTTTAGAAAATTCTCATTTCTGAACTCCTACCAAAAAATTAATTTACCTTTATTTAATAAACAACTTCGCCTTTTATCCCAACGGTAATTTTCTTTAAATACAGTTCTATTGCTAAAATCGCTGCTCCTTCGACTATAGAAATTTCTTCACTTTTATGTATTTTTACGTCTTTAAAATCAGGATATAATTCTTTCCACCGTGTAATAATCTTGTTTATTTCTTTTTCGTGTTGACAATTCATAACGATTTTATCAGGCTGTAAAACGTAATAGATATTTCTTAGCAACTTCAACCATTCAGCAATTATATGTTCTTCTTGGGCTTTTTCGATATATTTCTCCAGAGTATCTCCATAAGTAATGATACTTCCTAATTCACCAGCTTGTCCTTTTCCTACATATAATTCACCTCCAAAAATTAATCCCATTCCAACACCTTTTCCCCAATAAATACATACTATGTTTTTTACATCTTTTCCATAATAAAATTTCTCTTTTATGGCTAACAGATTTGCGTCATTTTCAAACGAAATTAAACTTTTTGGAAATAATTCTTTTATCGTTTCTACCACCTTTTTTATATTGGTTTCATTTATTTTGAGGGCTGAAGAATTTATAAATCCATCTTTTGAAACATATCCAGATATTCCTAAAACAGTGGAAAGGACATTTTCCTTTTTATCGATATCTTTTAAACTTTCTTTTAATTGGTTACATAAGTCATCTATACAATCAAATTTTTTAAAAAAACATTTTTTAGAAAATAGTAATTCTTGCTTTAGGTTGTACACTCCATAAATAATAAATTCATTTTCAACTTGAATACCTATTATTTTGTTTTCATTACTAAATTCTAAAATATCTGCTTTTCTTCCTAATTTTGAACCCGTTTTACCGTTATTAATAACAAGTTTATTTATATAAGGTTCTAAATTTCTTGAGACCGTCGGAGCACTAACTCCTAATTTTTTGGCAATTTCTGCTTTGGTAGCTTCTTTATGTGTGTATATATAATTCAAAATTTTTAACCTATTAATATTTCTAATTCCTTTTATATGTCCATTATCTTGAATAATTTATCACCTCACTAATTCTTAATTCCTTTAACTTCTTCTTACATGTAGCCAAAGAGGGGAGGGCTTCGCCCTGGACCCATTTCAAATTCAAAATTCTATTTTTAGAAAATTATCTTTTCTAAAGTTTTTATCTAATTCTCATAAAATATGAATTTCTTTAACTTCTTCCTACATGTAACCAAAAAGGGGGAGGGCTTCGCCCTGGACCCACTTTAAATTCAAAATTCTATTTTTAGAAAATTATCTTTTCTAAAGTTTCTATCTAATTCTCATAAAATATGAATTTCTTTAACTTCTTCCTACGTGTAGCCAAAAAGGGGGAGGGCTTCGCCCTGGACCCATTTCAAATTCAAAATTCTATTTTTAGAAAATTATCTTTTCTAAAGTTTCTATCTAATTCTCATAAAATATGAATTTCTTTAACTTCTTCTTACATGTAGCCAAAGAGGGGGAGGGCTTCGCCCTGAACCCATTTCAAATTCAAACGCTTATTTTCTGAAAAATTATCTTTATAAAGTCATTATTTTAATTAATTTCTTACTGTATGTAATTATATTAAACACCTTTTTTATAAAAAAACAAAATCCCATAAAGTACGATCTGAGTTAATTAAAGGAGATTAAGAGCTTTTATATTGATATATTAAAACTTTTAGTAAAATAAAGATTTAGAAAATTAAATTTTCTTTGATAAAATATTGTATACACTAAAATTTATAAAAAAAGGAATTTAAAGATGGTTGATATTATAACTGTTTCTGATGAAGAAGTGTACTTAAAAAACAAGGCCAAGAAGAAAATTGATATACTTATATCTGCCGGAGATCTCTCACCAGGGTACCTTGATTATTTAATAAACGAATTCAAACCGTCTATAAGTATTATGACTCATGGTAATCATGACAAACGTTATTATCCTAAACTTTACGAAGAAGAGAACAATTCCTTTTCTAAAGTATATAAAGGAGTTTACGTACTAAATCATGGAGTTGTAAATCTTAAAAATTTTATAAATAAAGATATTGTAATAGCTGGATTCTCAGGATCTTTGGCATATGGATACCGGCCTTTTTATTTTAAAGAAAGAGATGTTAGCAAGTTTAGGAGAGAAATACTTTTTAATTCTATTTTTAAAGGAAACAGATTTAGTAAAATAGACATCATAGTAACTCATAATCCACCTTATATAAAAAATACAATTAAAAAGTTTGGTCAATCTCATACACCGTCAAAATCATTGGGACAGATCTTTTTTTCTTTCTTTCCCAAGTTGTGGCTATACGGACATATTCACCCTAAATATGCTTTTCAGGAATTAGATTTTATTATTAAAGTTTCTAATCATATTTCTTATCTTATAAACACTATTCCTTATAAGTTTATAAAATATGATGAAGAAAAAAGAGAGGTTTTAGAAATAGAATCTTACAAGAAGATTCAGCCAAAAGTAATTTTATTTAATTAACTGAATAAAATTTTAATATTTTTAGTGTATATTTATTATGGTATAAATAAAAACACTATCGAAAGTATAAAAATGTTGTGAGTACCGCTTCGAAAGTAAAAGGAGAGATTTTTATGTATCGAACAAATAGAAGCCAAAGTAGAACAGAATATGAAAAAGCTTATCGGCTTGCGAGAAGAGATTTTTTAAACGAAATTTCAAAAGGAAAAGACGGTTATTTACCGGCTCTTGAGGACATAATACAAAACGTTGAAATATCAAAAGAACAAAATTTAGGAACCATAGACATACCTATCGAAAGAATTAAAGGAACCTATTATCATTCTCGTGCAGTTTCTTTTTCAAAAAACTTTTATCCCTTAATGAAAATTGACACAGAATTTGCTAGCAAATGGATTAATTTATATGAGGCTCAGGCAGAAGAAGGTATAAGAGAACCTGTAACTGCCTATGAATATTTGAATTGGTTTTATATAGTTGAAGGTAATAAAAGAGTTAGTATATTAAAATATTTAAATGCTTTTTCAACACGGGGTGAGGTTATAAGGCTTATACCAAAATGGGATGAAGGAGATCCGGAAATTAAAATATATTATGAATTCCTGGATTTTTATGAAAAAACAAAAATCAATATTATATGGTTTGATAAAGAAGGCAAGTTTAAAGAATTATATGAATTAATAAAAGACTATGAAAAGAAAAGTGAATTTGTAGAGAATAAATACGACGAACTAATAAATTCGATTTATTTACCTTTCAGAAAATTGTACAGAGAAATTGGAAAAGATAAACTATCTCTTTCTGAGGAAGAAGCTTTTATAGAATATCTCAAAAAATATGGAATAGATAATATGCCCGAAATAGAAAGAGAAATGAGAGAGCAAATAAAATTTTTGGTAGATGAGTTGAGTGAAAAAGAAGAACATCCTTTATCTATTCCACTATTCAGAATTTCTACTATTCTTTCAGGAGCCGCTTTAAAAGTTGCTTTTATTTATAATACACGTATAGAAGACTCAGCTTGGACTTATTCTCATGAATTAGGAAGAAGATACGTTGAAGAAAAATTAAAAGGTGAAGTGATAACAAAATGTTTCGAAAACGTATCAAGTTCTAAAGTTTATGAAAAAATTTTAGAACAACTTGAAGAAGAAAAATTTGATCTTGTCTTTTCCACGAGTTTTGATTTTTTGCATGATAAAGAAACAAAAAAATTCCAAAATGTTAAGTTCATGCATTTTTCGGGTTATAGAGCATTAGAAGATATAAACACTTACTATGGGAGAATGTATGAACCAAGATTCCTTGCCGGAATGATCGCTGGCGCGATGACTAAAACGAATCGTTTAGGATATGTAGCTTCGTATGGTATACCAGAAGTAATAATGGGAATCAATGCTTTTGCACTTGGGGCTAAGTCGGTAAATTCTAAAGCTGAAGTACATGTTGGTTGGACTAACGCATGGAAGAATTATGAATATGAAAGAAATACTGCAAAATATTTGATAGATGAAATAGAAGTGGACGTTTTAACTCATCATCAAGATTCCGCTGAGGTATTAAAAGTTGGTGAAGAACATAACGTATATACTATTGGTTATCATTATGATATGAGAGAATTTGCGCCTTCTACCTATCTAACCTCTGTAGTATGGAATTGGGGTATTTATTATGAAAACATTATAAAAGACGTACTAAGAGGTTCTAATTTTTCTTTGTTTAGGTTATTTTCAGGTTCTGAAAAAATAGAAAATTTCTGGGGAGGACTTAAAACTGGAATAGTAAACTTAGCCCCTTTGAGTGATTTAGTTTTGCCTCAGGTGAAAAATCTTGTAAAACTTGTTAAAAATGATATTATAGAAGACAAATTTCATCCTTTTAGAGGACCTATTTACGATAAAAAAGGGAATTTAATGGTTCCAGAAGATAAAGATATTTCTGACGAAGAGCTCATGAACATGGACTGGTTTACTTACAACGTATTTTATTCTTAAAAAAAGAAGAGGCGCTAATGATTGCCTCTTCTTTTTAATTCATTTCTAAAGTCAATACTTAATCTTTATTAAATTTTTCGATAAGTTCTAATGTAATTTCATTCATGTTTTCAACAATTATGTCTGCTTTGGATAAATCTTGATTCATAGAATTAGGATTATTAAACCCAATACAAACCATTCCGGCGCATTTAGCTGCTTTAACACCATTCTTTGAATCTTCAATGACTAAACATTCCCGAGGTTTTACATTCAATAATCCTGCAGTATAAATAAATAAGTCAGGTTTTGGTTTTCCGCGAGAAACGCTTTCTGCACTCACTACTACATCAAAGTATTTACTCAGTTGAAATTTTTCCAACACTTCTTTTATTAAAATTTCTGGAGAGGATGAAGCAAGTGCAACTTTATAACTATTATTTTTCAACAATTCTAAAAGTTCTACTACACCAGATATAGGTTCTTTTGCATATTTTTTTATATGTTCCAAATTTTCTAAGTTTTGCCTATCTACCAACTCTTGAACCGTTTGTTTTAAATCATATTCATTTTTTATTTCATTCCACATGTCTTCATTACTAACTCCAATATATTTTACATAAATACTTTGAGTTATAGGTATTCCCAATTCATCAAAAATACGTTTATTTGCATCATAATGAATAGGTTCACTGTCTATTATTACACCATCCATATCAAATATAATAGCCTTTATCATTAGATCCTCCCAAAATCAAATATTTCTAATTACTTTAGAAACTTTAAAACTTAGCTTTTTCAAAAATATCTGCATAGTTCTAATAGTCGCTATTATCTATTATCTTAACATATTGGGTACTTTTAATGGGAAAAGGGAGAAAGGTTCCCTTCCCGTTATAAATTCAACAGCTTATTTTTAAAACCGCTTTATTTATAAAATCTCTATTAAACATTTTGAAGTTGCATTCCATTATTATTTATCACATTTATTTTTAAAAATTCTTTTATTTCTTTTTCTCCACCAACAAGTTCTCTTAATTCATCAATGTCTTTTTCCATCATTTTTTTAAATTCTTCTCCATAAATCGTTTCCTTTTTAAAAACGTAAGCAGCCATTAAATCTAATCTTTCTCTATTCTTTTTAAGAATATCAATTGCTCGTTCATACATGGTATTTATTATCTTTTTTACTTCTAAATCTAACTCTTTAGCGGTTTCTTCAGAATAGTTCTTTTGCTTTGTTAATTCACTACCTAAGAATACTTCTTCCTCTTCGCCTTCCCAATAAACAGGCCCTAATTTTTTAGACATTCCTAAACGATAAATCATATCTTTTGCGTAATCTGTGGACTTCTTCAAATCATCTTTTGCTCCACTTGTTGAAAATCCAAATATTATCTTTTCAGCTGCTCTTCCTCCTAATGCTATGGTTATTCTATTTAATATTTCAGACTTTTTTATTAAATATCTATCTTTCTCCGGTATCTGTAAAGTGTGACCTAACGATCCCG
This genomic interval from Petrotoga sp. 9PWA.NaAc.5.4 contains the following:
- a CDS encoding metallophosphoesterase yields the protein MVDIITVSDEEVYLKNKAKKKIDILISAGDLSPGYLDYLINEFKPSISIMTHGNHDKRYYPKLYEEENNSFSKVYKGVYVLNHGVVNLKNFINKDIVIAGFSGSLAYGYRPFYFKERDVSKFRREILFNSIFKGNRFSKIDIIVTHNPPYIKNTIKKFGQSHTPSKSLGQIFFSFFPKLWLYGHIHPKYAFQELDFIIKVSNHISYLINTIPYKFIKYDEEKREVLEIESYKKIQPKVILFN
- a CDS encoding sugar ABC transporter substrate-binding protein, whose product is MKKALKMVSLIGLFLFFGTLVISQDITFATFIDGPDLPVFRKQLEAYEKETGKDIELLVIPYADWKTKMIMMLQGGTPPDVARETDVVYLQDYALDLTPFIKQHTGMEPMEWLDNVTVYKSWFKTYSLEAGMIPAIPYTTDVFALFYNKELFKKAGVEVPINGVWTIDQWYDAMLKLKQSGVRYPLVWDRSPSRFSWLLYTFGGGYWDETGTKIILDSKESIEAMEFFLKIHDENLVPKAVWISGDAPLKYFQNGLSAMYLSGTWMLPTFAEQLDFEWGAIPMPVKRERYTYSGGKLIVPLTQKGVELAFYLTNKENLAEISSALYLLPDRADMREVTYENKMVQEANMVAMNDLLNTSPAAKKRQDFDWYNLKTAPVIQGNVSAITNMVVSVLTHEKTPQKAMKDLADQLRKEAGLQ
- a CDS encoding carbohydrate ABC transporter permease: MNTSKNFRSEMVGIFFILPNLIIFTLFVIFPAISGFYLAFTDYSMLRTQSNFIGIENFKTIFSDFSSSSFLRSMLRTFVFTAIFVPVSFFFSLFLSVITTSETVKGKNFLRTLFYWPWILSPVIVALSWKWFLDIDAGFLNIMLEKMGMQPKMWLLEPNLAFFWVTIVNIWYVAGYFMVMFNAALTSIPQEVYDAASIDGANKWQRFWSITFPLLRPTSILVLVLSMIMAIRSFELVYVFTKGGPGNATMFMVQKVYEAGFQDYKLGLAAAMSVVMFFVLLGLTLIQFRYMREEE
- a CDS encoding HAD family phosphatase, with the translated sequence MIKAIIFDMDGVIIDSEPIHYDANKRIFDELGIPITQSIYVKYIGVSNEDMWNEIKNEYDLKQTVQELVDRQNLENLEHIKKYAKEPISGVVELLELLKNNSYKVALASSSPEILIKEVLEKFQLSKYFDVVVSAESVSRGKPKPDLFIYTAGLLNVKPRECLVIEDSKNGVKAAKCAGMVCIGFNNPNSMNQDLSKADIIVENMNEITLELIEKFNKD
- a CDS encoding ROK family protein codes for the protein MIQDNGHIKGIRNINRLKILNYIYTHKEATKAEIAKKLGVSAPTVSRNLEPYINKLVINNGKTGSKLGRKADILEFSNENKIIGIQVENEFIIYGVYNLKQELLFSKKCFFKKFDCIDDLCNQLKESLKDIDKKENVLSTVLGISGYVSKDGFINSSALKINETNIKKVVETIKELFPKSLISFENDANLLAIKEKFYYGKDVKNIVCIYWGKGVGMGLIFGGELYVGKGQAGELGSIITYGDTLEKYIEKAQEEHIIAEWLKLLRNIYYVLQPDKIVMNCQHEKEINKIITRWKELYPDFKDVKIHKSEEISIVEGAAILAIELYLKKITVGIKGEVVY
- a CDS encoding BMP family ABC transporter substrate-binding protein, producing MYRTNRSQSRTEYEKAYRLARRDFLNEISKGKDGYLPALEDIIQNVEISKEQNLGTIDIPIERIKGTYYHSRAVSFSKNFYPLMKIDTEFASKWINLYEAQAEEGIREPVTAYEYLNWFYIVEGNKRVSILKYLNAFSTRGEVIRLIPKWDEGDPEIKIYYEFLDFYEKTKINIIWFDKEGKFKELYELIKDYEKKSEFVENKYDELINSIYLPFRKLYREIGKDKLSLSEEEAFIEYLKKYGIDNMPEIEREMREQIKFLVDELSEKEEHPLSIPLFRISTILSGAALKVAFIYNTRIEDSAWTYSHELGRRYVEEKLKGEVITKCFENVSSSKVYEKILEQLEEEKFDLVFSTSFDFLHDKETKKFQNVKFMHFSGYRALEDINTYYGRMYEPRFLAGMIAGAMTKTNRLGYVASYGIPEVIMGINAFALGAKSVNSKAEVHVGWTNAWKNYEYERNTAKYLIDEIEVDVLTHHQDSAEVLKVGEEHNVYTIGYHYDMREFAPSTYLTSVVWNWGIYYENIIKDVLRGSNFSLFRLFSGSEKIENFWGGLKTGIVNLAPLSDLVLPQVKNLVKLVKNDIIEDKFHPFRGPIYDKKGNLMVPEDKDISDEELMNMDWFTYNVFYS